The Nothobranchius furzeri strain GRZ-AD chromosome 6, NfurGRZ-RIMD1, whole genome shotgun sequence genome includes a region encoding these proteins:
- the LOC129164397 gene encoding uncharacterized protein, with protein MSFMPHQLDGLATLVLCLTQISNWLSSNFLVLNANKTETLIAAPPELQPKIEQEIASFCPSAKANIRNLGVIFDPALSLDSHVKTISRSCFSQLRNISKVRKLVSTADLEKIIHAFVSSRLDYCNALFTGLSKTSLSRLQAIQNAAARLLTKSSRRAHITPVLQSLHWLPVEYRIQFKVLVLTYRALNNQAPSYLSELLSPHTTSRNLRSTSENLLAGSRTRLKTKGDRAFQTIAPRLWNSLPSNLHLSNTVEVFKERVN; from the coding sequence atgtcctttatgccacaccagttggacgggctggccacacttgtactctgcctgacccagatcagtaactggctgtccagcaactttcttgtcttaaatgctaacaagacagagaccctgatcgctgcacccccggaacttcagccaaaaatcgagcaagaaattgcctctttttgcccatcagccaaggccaacattagaaacctgggagttatttttgatccagctttaagtttagactcacacgtcaaaaccatctcccgctcttgtttctctcaactgagaaacatttcaaaagtccgtaaactggtttctactgcagatctggaaaaaataatccatgcctttgtgtcatcacgcttagactactgtaacgctctttttactggtctcagcaaaacctccctctcacgccttcaagccatccaaaatgcagcagccagactcctaaccaaatccagcagacgagctcacatcactccagttttacagtccctccactggctcccggtagaatatagaattcagtttaaagttttagtcctgacctatagagctcttaacaaccaggctccaagctacctatctgagcttttatccccacacaccacctctcggaaccttagatccacatctgaaaacctcctggctggttctcgaaccagactgaagaccaaaggggacagggcctttcagactattgcacccagactttggaacagtctaccttcaaatctccatctttctaacactgtagaggtctttaaagagcgggtcaattga